The following are encoded in a window of Candidatus Methanomethylicota archaeon genomic DNA:
- a CDS encoding CoA-binding protein, translated as MGDSMLDFFFNPKGVAIIGASRESGRPGHVILRNFLENMISGSFKGEVYPVNPNAKRILGVQCYKSVLELEGLVDLAVISVPAAIVPKVLEECGEAKVKGAIIISSGFSEVGNTKLEEEVVEIARKNNIRVIGPNCVGVYDAYSGVDTIFLEVSKILEGAPILATPRPKPGRIAFITQSGAFGAAILDYMAGSGLGISKFISHGNRCDVDEVDLIKYLAKDDKTDVILLYLESIKRGREFYEVAKETTKIKPIIALKVGRTAAGARAAASHTGALAGSHQVFTAALKQSGVIMAETMEELMDLAKAFVHQIPARGERIAIVTDGGGMGVMASDTIESLGGKVEKPREETLRKLRKLKEDKVIPEFAAIENPIDLTGVATTEMFIKTLEIVGQADEFDGIVIFPLHHIPTLEAGYEDKMMEVIRGLKKPVVVCDVGEAEMAKLVRMKFDKYGVPAYPSPERAANVMMKLVNYGKYLLKVGAYQDYVNRKILGKGS; from the coding sequence ATGGGGGATTCAATGCTGGACTTCTTCTTCAATCCGAAGGGGGTTGCAATAATAGGAGCATCTAGGGAGAGTGGGAGACCTGGACATGTAATACTTAGAAACTTCTTGGAAAACATGATTTCAGGGAGCTTTAAGGGGGAGGTATACCCAGTAAATCCAAATGCCAAGAGAATACTTGGAGTTCAATGTTATAAGAGTGTATTGGAATTGGAGGGGCTTGTGGATTTAGCTGTAATCTCAGTTCCAGCAGCAATAGTTCCAAAGGTTTTGGAGGAGTGTGGTGAAGCGAAGGTTAAGGGTGCAATAATAATAAGTAGTGGATTCAGCGAGGTTGGGAATACGAAGCTGGAAGAGGAAGTTGTGGAGATAGCTCGAAAAAACAATATTAGGGTTATAGGGCCTAACTGTGTTGGGGTTTACGATGCATATAGTGGTGTGGACACAATCTTCCTCGAAGTATCAAAGATCCTTGAGGGGGCACCAATACTTGCCACACCTAGACCTAAACCTGGGAGGATAGCATTCATAACTCAAAGTGGAGCTTTTGGAGCTGCAATACTGGATTACATGGCTGGAAGCGGGCTTGGAATAAGTAAATTCATAAGTCACGGTAATAGGTGTGATGTGGATGAAGTTGACTTAATAAAGTATTTGGCTAAGGATGATAAGACTGATGTAATACTATTATACCTTGAAAGCATAAAGAGGGGGAGGGAATTCTATGAAGTGGCCAAGGAAACCACTAAAATCAAACCAATAATAGCATTGAAGGTTGGGAGGACGGCGGCTGGAGCTAGAGCTGCAGCTTCACATACAGGTGCCTTAGCCGGTTCACATCAAGTATTCACTGCAGCTCTAAAACAATCTGGAGTCATAATGGCTGAAACCATGGAGGAATTGATGGATCTAGCTAAAGCATTTGTACATCAAATACCAGCAAGGGGGGAGAGGATAGCCATAGTGACCGATGGAGGTGGAATGGGGGTTATGGCTTCAGACACCATAGAAAGTTTAGGTGGGAAGGTGGAGAAGCCGAGGGAGGAAACATTAAGGAAGTTGAGGAAGTTGAAGGAGGATAAAGTTATACCGGAATTTGCAGCCATAGAAAACCCAATAGACTTAACAGGTGTAGCTACAACGGAAATGTTCATTAAAACTTTGGAGATAGTGGGGCAAGCTGATGAATTTGATGGGATAGTAATATTCCCACTACACCACATACCCACATTGGAAGCTGGATATGAAGATAAGATGATGGAAGTTATAAGGGGGTTGAAGAAGCCTGTGGTGGTATGCGATGTTGGGGAAGCTGAAATGGCAAAACTGGTGAGGATGAAATTCGATAAGTATGGAGTTCCAGCATACCCATCCCCTGAGAGAGCTGCAAACGTAATGATGAAACTAGTAAACTACGGTAAATACCTATTGAAGGTTGGCGCATACCAAGATTACGTGAATAGAAAGATTTTAGGGAAGGGGAGTTAA
- the albA gene encoding DNA-binding protein Alba, producing the protein MLVGKKPIMNYVLACITQLSGAGKEVELKARGRAISRAVDVVEILRNRFITDLKVKSIEIGTETVTAQDGSQVNVSAISIKISR; encoded by the coding sequence ATACTTGTGGGGAAGAAGCCAATAATGAACTATGTATTGGCATGTATAACCCAACTCAGTGGTGCAGGTAAAGAGGTTGAATTGAAGGCTAGGGGTAGAGCCATAAGTAGAGCTGTGGATGTAGTGGAAATATTGAGGAACAGATTCATAACAGACTTGAAGGTTAAGAGCATTGAGATTGGCACTGAAACCGTGACAGCCCAAGACGGCTCCCAAGTCAATGTGAGCGCCATATCAATAAAGATTTCCAGGTAA